Sequence from the Candidatus Margulisiibacteriota bacterium genome:
CTGTCAACTGTATATGTAAGGGGCGTTGTCCCCAGCTTTACCGCTGTTGCTCCGGTGAAGTTTGTACCTGTCACCACTACCGTTGTGGCCCCTGTGTTCACTCCCGTGTTCGGATTAACATTTGTTACTGTGGGTACCTGGGAGGAAGAATTAAGTACAGTAAATATATCCGCGGCTGTTTGGTCCGAAGTGCCGGATGGATTGGTGGCTGTTATATGATAAGCTGCCGGGGTAAGTCCCGCCTGTATGACCGCGGTGATCTGAGTTGCACTGTCTATATTAAAGGATGATACAGGGACCCCGCCAATATCAAGGGATGAAACATCGGAAAGATTGGTGCCCGTAATTACTACGGTAGTGGTCGAGTTGTTGTAACCGCTGGCGGGATCAACACTGGCTATAGTCGGGGACCCGTCGCCGCCTCCT
This genomic interval carries:
- a CDS encoding IPT/TIG domain-containing protein, producing MFGKYITKTLKTSLVFVILFSMFYSMSSADSWTTIGTGPIGGGDGSPTIASVDPASGYNNSTTTVVITGTNLSDVSSLDIGGVPVSSFNIDSATQITAVIQAGLTPAAYHITATNPSGTSDQTAADIFTVLNSSSQVPTVTNVNPNTGVNTGATTVVVTGTNFTGATAVKLGTTPLTYTVDSATQITATVPAGLTANTYHITVTNAYGTSATSAADQFTVTDPLS